The following coding sequences lie in one Cannabis sativa cultivar Pink pepper isolate KNU-18-1 chromosome 5, ASM2916894v1, whole genome shotgun sequence genomic window:
- the LOC133038222 gene encoding uncharacterized protein LOC133038222, whose amino-acid sequence MNLRQENQTISMYYTKLKTIWEELSNYRPSCTCNGCTCGGVKKLQEHHHMEYIMSFLVGLFDNFTQIRSSILLMDPLPEANRVFHLVTQEENQKGNQNIGNDLNNANLAFAFQNDRNASSKSDSQGKKNHPPRKNRPFCTHCNIHGHTIEKCYKIHGYPPGFKNNRPKDAATNQVQANIESNPSSEESHTLLPQLNDKLHLKEIGRGSSSTGLYTLDTARSKNVLSVTADLWHSRLGHLSQKRLALLSNQLNCAVNTLHQYTPCYIFPLAKQRKLPFPNKNSFANNRFDLVHCDTWGPYHIPSHSNYKYFLTLVDDHTRFTWIYLMQQKSEVASIVPQFISYVQTQFHCTIKRFRSDNAPE is encoded by the exons ATGAATCTCCGACaagagaatcaaaccatcagCATGTATTACACTAAACTAAAGACAATATGGGAAGAACTGTCCAATTACAGGCCTAGCTGTACCTGCAATGGCTGTACTTGTGGTGGTGTGAAAAAGCTTCAAGAACACCACCACATGGAATACATAATGTCTTTCTTGGTGGGATTATTTGATAATTTCACTCAAATCCGTAGTAGTATACTGCTGATGGACCCCTTACCTGAAGCCAATCGGGTTTTTCACTTGGTTACTCAAGAGGAAAATCAAAAGGGAAATCAAAACATTGGAAATGATTTGAATAATGCTAACTTGGCTTTTGCTTTTCAGAATGACAGGAATGCTTCATCTAAGTCTGATTCACAGGGAAAAAAGAACCATCCTCCAAGAAAGAATCGACCATTTTGCACTCATTGCAACATACATGGTCACACAATTGAAAAATGCTACAAAATCCATGGCTATCCACCAGGATTCAAGAACAATAGGCCGAAGGATGCAGCAACTAACCAAGTGCAGGCCAATATTGAATCTAATCCTTCCAGTGAAGAAAGTCACACCTTGTTACCTCAACTCAAT GACAAACTCCATCTGAAGGAGATTGGCAGAGGTAGCAGCAGCACTGGCCTGTACACCTTGGATACTGCCAGATCTAAGAATGTTCTATCTGTCACTGCTGACTTATGGCATTCTAGATTAGGACATTTATCCCAGAAAAGATTGGCTCTGTTAAGCAATCAATTGAATTGTGCTGTTAATACTCTACATCAATATACTCCTTGTTACATTTTCCCTTTggcaaaacaaagaaaattacctTTTCCTAATAAGAATTCCTTTGCTAATAACAGATTTGATCTTGTTCATTGTGATACATGGGGCCCCTATCATATCCCATCTCATTCAAACTACAAGTATTTTCTCACTCTAGTAGATGATCACACTAGATTTACTTGGATTTATCTTATGCAACAAAAATCTGAAGTTGctagcattgtaccacaattcATTTCTTATGTTCAAACTCAATTTCATTGCACTATCAAACGGTTTAGATCTGACAATGCACCTGAATAA